The following DNA comes from Sinorhizobium mexicanum.
ATCCGAAGATCGGTGACGGCGTCTTGATCGGGGCAGGTGCAAAGATTCTCGGCAACATCCACATTGGCCATTGCTCGCGCATTGCTGCTGGCTCAGTGGTACTGAAGCCGGTGCCTCCTAAGACGACCGTGGCAGGCGTTCCGGCAAAGGTCGTTGGTGAGGCCGGATGTTCCGAGCCGTCACGCCAGATGGACCAGATCCTGGCCAGCTTCGATATCTGAGCGCCGGAGCGACCGCTCTCGGCGGCATAACGGCCTTGCGAGCGGTTTTCCGCTCGCGTCGAGCTTTGCAGAAAATTGGACAGGAATTCAAAACGATAGGGCGACTTCGCAAATCTGAAGGGACGCCTGGTGCGCAAGTGGGTTTACACTTGGTAATTCCGCATGCGAGAAGCGCCACAAATCAAACATCTACGGAGAGAAGATTTGAAGCCCGAAGAAATCCGAAAGCTTGAAGCCTATTTCAAGCGCACCTTCAACCAGTCGATGGTCGTCAAGGCGCGGCCGAAGAAGGACGAGTCCGCGGAGGTCTATCTCGGCGACGAATTTCTCGGCGTCGTTTTCCGCGACGAAGAGGACGGGGAGCTTTCGTACAATTTCTCGATGGCAATTCTCGACATCGATCTGTGAGATCAAGATCATTCGTCGATTTTTCGACCCGGTTCTGAGCGATCAGGCCGGGTTTTTCATTAAAAGTCATATTAATGCGGCTGTGCGAAAAAAAATCGCAGGATTAGTTGCCGATTTTCATCAAGTCGTTGCAAGAACAGCGTTTTATTGCGTTGCACACAGAACTTGACTTTTTGTGCACCGCACATAAACTGCCACACAGTTAAGCCGTCTAAAGGAGACACCCCAATGTTTAACTTCGACGATGCCAACAAGAAAAGCAAAGAAGCCATTGACGTTGCTGTCAAAAGCTATTCGGCCCTGACCAAGGGCTTCCAGGCCATTGCGACGGAAGCAGCGGACTATTCGAAGAAGTCCTTCGAAGACGGCATTGCCCATTTCGAAAAGCTTACCAATACCAAGAGCGTTGAAGCTGCTTTCGAGCTTCAGACCAATTATGTGAAGGCTAGCTACGAAGGCTTTGTAGCCGAGGCGACAAAGATCGGCGAGATGTATGCCGATCTCGCCAAGGATGCCTACAAGCCCTACGAGGCGCCGGTCGCCAAGGCGACCGCAGCAGTCAAGTCTGCCGCCGCGGCCTGACGACAAGGACCATCGCCATCGAAAGAGGGCCGGTCGCGGTTGCCGCGGCCGGCCTTCTTGCTTTTCGAAATACTGGCGCTTGTGGCCGAAGAAAGTTGATCAATCTTGTGTTTCGCCGTGCGAATATGATTGCAGTGCGTTGGTTCGGCCTTAAAATTCGGAAACGAACCATTAGATAAGACAAGCATGCCGCAGCCACGTTCGTTGGAAGCGCAGCTGTAAAGGAATGAACAAGAATGATCGCCATGCCGGTCCGGATGCAGCAGGGAAGCGAAGGGGACGGAGGCGGCGCCAGTCGTGGCACCTCCGTTATCACGCGCACCAAGCCGAAGACCAAGAAGCCGAGTTTGTATCGCGTCCTGCTTTTGAATGACGATTACACGCCGATGGAATTTGTCATCCATATTCTGGAGCGCTTCTTCCAGAAGGATCGGGAAGACGCGACCCGCATCATGCTCCACGTCCACAACCACGGTGTGGGAGAGTGCGGCGTCTTCACCTACGAAGTCGCCGAAACCAAGGTGACGCAGGTGATGGATTTCGCCAGGCAGCACCAGCATCCGTTGCAATGCGTCATGGAAAAGAAATGAGGAACTAACGTGCCAACATTTTCGCCCAGCCTCGAAAAGGCGCTGCATCAGGCACTGACTTTTGCCAACGAGCGCCACCATGAATATGCGACGCTCGAGCACCTGCTACTGGCATTGATCGACGATGCCGACGCGGCTGCCGTGATGGGCGCGTGCAACGTAAATCTCGAAACGCTTCGCAAGACCGTGACGGACTATGTCGACAACGAACTGTCGAATCTTGTCACAGGCTATGACGAAGACTCCAAGCCGACTGCTGGCTTCCAACGCGTGATCCAGCGCGCGGTCATCCACGTGCAATCCTCCGGCCGTGAGGAAGTGACGGGCGCCAACGTGCTGGTGGCGATCTTCGCCGAGCGCGAAAGCCACGCCGCCTATTTCCTCCAGGAGCAGGAGATGACCCGCTATGACGCGGTCAACTTCATTTCCCATGGGATTGGCAAGCGACCGGGAAGTTCCGAATCGCGGCCGGTGCGCGGCGCCGAAGATCAGGAATCCGAGCAGAAGGCGCCCCGCGAAAGCGATGAGGCCGGTCCGAAGAAACAGCAGGACGCGCTGACTGCCTACTGCGTGAACCTCAACGAGAAGGCGAAGTCCGGAAAGATCGATCCGCTGATCGGTCGTCATGCCGAAGTCAATCGTACGATCCAGGTGCTTTGCCGCAGGTCCAAGAACAACCCGCTTTATGTCGGCGACCCGGGCGTCGGCAAGACGGCGATTGCCGAGGGCCTTGCCAAGCGCATCGTCGAAAAGAAGGTGCCCGAGGCGCTCCAGGACGCCACGATCTTCTCGCTCGACATGGGAACGCTGCTTGCCGGAACGCGCTACCGCGGTGACTTCGAGGAGCGCCTGAAGCAGGTCGTCAAGGAACTTGAGGACTATCCGGGCGCGGTGCTCTTCATCGACGAGATCCACACCGTGATCGGCGCCGGTGCCACGTCGGGCGGCGCGATGGATGCGTCCAACCTTCTGAAGCCGGCGCTCTCGACAGGCGCGATCCGTTGCATCGGTTCGACGACCTACAAGGAATACCGGCAGTTCTTCGAGAAGGATCGGGCACTTGTGCGCCGTTTCCAGAAGATCGACGTCAACGAGCCGACGATTGCCGACGCGATCGAGATCATGAGGGGGCTGAAGCCCTATTTTGAGGACTATCACCACCTCAAATACTCGAACGATGCCATCAAGGCGGCGGTCGAGCTTTCCGCCCGCTACATCAACGATCGGAAACTGCCGGATAAGGCGATCGACGTGATCGACGAGTCCGGTGCCGCCCAGATGCTGCTTCCCGCTAGCAAGCGTCGCAAGTTGATCACCGAGAAGGAGATCGAGGCGACGATTGCGACGATGGCGCGCATTCCGCCAAAGACCGTTTCCAAGGACGATGAAGCCGTTCTCGCAAACCTCGAGAAGGAGCTGAGGTCCGTGGTCTATGGTCAGGACTTGGCGATCGAGGCGCTCGCCTCGTCGATCAAGCTGGCGCGTGCGGGCCTTCGGGAACCGAACAAGCCGATCGGCTGCTATGTGTTCTCCGGCCCGACCGGTGTCGGCAAGACCGAAGTGGCCAAGCAACTGGCGTCGTCGCTCGGTGTCGAGCTTCTGCGTTTCGACATGTCGGAATACATGGAGCGGCATACGGTGTCCCGCCTGCTCGGTGCACCTCCCGGCTATGTCGGCTTCGACCAGGGCGGTCTCTTGACCGACGGCGTCGACCAGCATCCACACTGCGTGCTGCTGCTCGATGAGATCGAGAAGGCGCATCCGGATCTGTTCAACATCCTCCTGCAGGTGATGGACCATGGTTCGCTGACTGATCACAACGGCAAGAAGATCGACTTCCGCAACGTCATCCTGATCATGACGACCAATGCGGGCGCTTCCGATATGGCACGGCCGGCGATCGGTTTCGGCTCATCGAAGCGTGAGGGCGAGGACATCGAAGCGCTGAACAGGCTGTTTACGCCGGAATTCCGCAACCGTCTGGATGCGGTCATTCCGTTCAGCTCGCTGCCGACGCCGGTTATTCACCAGGTCGTGCAGAAGTTCGTCATGCAGCTCGAGACGCAGCTTGCCGAACGCAACGTGACCTTCGACCTCGCACCGGACGCCATCGCCTGGCTCGCCGAGAAGGGGTACGACGAAAAGATGGGTGCTCGGCCGCTGGCTCGCGTCATCCAGGAAAACATCAAGAAGCCGCTCGCCGACGAAATCCTCTTCGGCAAGCTGAAGAAGGGTGGCGTCGTCAAGGTGACGATCGGCACGAAGGAAGACGGTAAGAAGGGGCTGATCCTTGATGCGGTGCCGGAAACGGCGCCCATCAAGCCGAAGGCTGAAGTCTCGCGTCCGGCAGGCAAGGGTGCCAAGCCCAAGAAAGGCGACGAGAAGGAAACCGTTGCCGCCGACTCCGAGCCGAAGACAAAGGCGAAGAAAGCCGCGGGGAAGGCATCCTCCAAGGACAGTAAGGCGGGCGCGGCCCCGCTGAAGGGACGGACGGTTCCCAAGGTGCCGCGCAAGAAGTAACACGATTGCATTGAAGCAGACGGTGCCGGGTGAAGCTCACCCGGCACCGTCACGTTTTACGGTATTCGAAGTGCTACAGCGCCCTTTGTGCGTTTGGTTGGATGCGCGGCGTTGTAGGTGAGTAAGCGTCCCTTGCAGGTGTTCATGAAACGCGTTGAAGAAGAACGATCATCTCTCGCCTGGTTTCTGACCGGCGCACGCGGCATTTTCAGCCTGCCCGCCATCATCCTGATGCTTTCCTTTGTTGGCTTTTGTTCGCTAACGGCGCAGGCCGGCATCCCGCCAGAGCAGGTCGTGTTCATGACCGGCATTGTCTGGGCACTGCCGGCAAAGGTCATCCTCGTCAGCTCGATCCTCAGCGGCGCGAGCGTTGCCACGGCGTTTCTCGCAGTGACGCTCTCGTCGGTGCGGCTCATGCCGATGGTCGCGGCCCTCGTCCCGGAATTGCGCACGCCGAAGACGCCGACATGGCTGCTTCTCCTGTTGTCGCATTTCATCGCGATCACAGCGTGGGTGTTTGCGATGGAGCGCATACAGCAGGTGCCGCGTGCGCAACGGGCAACTTTCTTCGCTGGCTTCGGCATCACGCTCGTCGCCGCAAACATGATGCTGGTGGCGGTCGTCTATCGTCTCGTTGCTGACTTCCCGCCGATCATTGCCGGTTGCCTCTTTTTTCTGACGCCGGTCTATTTCCTCACCTCGATCTGGAATTCGGCACGTCACCGGGTGGTCTATCTGGCGCTCGGCGTCGGCCTTGTTGCGGGACCGCTTTTCTATTGGCTGCTGCCGGAGTTCGACATCTTGCTCGCGGGCGTCGGCGGCGGAACGCTCGCGTGGTTCGTCGAGCGGTCCTGGCGCTCGCGAAGGGAGGCGGGCGCATGACGTGGCTGGATGGTTGGTGGGCCTATGTCTTCATCGCCATTGCCGGCTGGCTCGCGACCGATGTTTGGCGATGGCTAGGCGTGCTCGCCGGCGAACGGCTTCGCGAGGAATCCGAGGCGCTGAACTGGGTGAGGGCAGTGGCGACGGCGCTGGTCGCAGCTGTCATCGCGAAGCTTGTCCTCTACCCGACCGGGGTGCTGGCGCAGTCACCCCTGTGGCTGCGCCTGGGGGCCGTCGTGCTTGGCGCAATTGCGTTCTTCCTCGCCCGCCAAAAGCCGGCGATTGGCATCGCAACGGCAATCGCGACGCTCGCCGCCGGACTCTGGTGGTTGGGTTTCTAGGACGCCATCCAGAAGGCTGTTTCTCCCTGCACTCAGAGTGCCTGCCGAATCTTTTCCGCGTTCGCCGCAAGCACCGCGCCATCTTCCATCTTGCCGGAATGCGGCTTCAGCGGAATACCGTCACGGCGCGGTATGACATGGAAGTGCAGATGGTAGACGGATTGGCCGGCGGGTGCTTCGTTGAACTGCATGATCGTCACGCCGTCGGCGTCAAAGGCTTCCTTGGCCGCAATGGCGACCTTTTGAACCGTACCGATCAGCGAAGGCAGCGTTGATGCGTCGGCGTCGAGGATGTTGCGCGAAGGGGTCTTCGGCAGGACCAGGACGTGGCCTTCCGCCTGAGGCATCACATCCATGAAGGCGACGGTCGCATCATCTTCGTAGACCCGGTGCGATGGAATTTCGCCCCGCAGGATCTTTGCAAAGATGTTGTTCGTGTCA
Coding sequences within:
- a CDS encoding DUF3126 family protein — protein: MKPEEIRKLEAYFKRTFNQSMVVKARPKKDESAEVYLGDEFLGVVFRDEEDGELSYNFSMAILDIDL
- a CDS encoding AzlD domain-containing protein: MTWLDGWWAYVFIAIAGWLATDVWRWLGVLAGERLREESEALNWVRAVATALVAAVIAKLVLYPTGVLAQSPLWLRLGAVVLGAIAFFLARQKPAIGIATAIATLAAGLWWLGF
- the clpS gene encoding ATP-dependent Clp protease adapter ClpS, with amino-acid sequence MIAMPVRMQQGSEGDGGGASRGTSVITRTKPKTKKPSLYRVLLLNDDYTPMEFVIHILERFFQKDREDATRIMLHVHNHGVGECGVFTYEVAETKVTQVMDFARQHQHPLQCVMEKK
- a CDS encoding HIT family protein: MSAYDTNNIFAKILRGEIPSHRVYEDDATVAFMDVMPQAEGHVLVLPKTPSRNILDADASTLPSLIGTVQKVAIAAKEAFDADGVTIMQFNEAPAGQSVYHLHFHVIPRRDGIPLKPHSGKMEDGAVLAANAEKIRQAL
- the clpA gene encoding ATP-dependent Clp protease ATP-binding subunit ClpA, with protein sequence MPTFSPSLEKALHQALTFANERHHEYATLEHLLLALIDDADAAAVMGACNVNLETLRKTVTDYVDNELSNLVTGYDEDSKPTAGFQRVIQRAVIHVQSSGREEVTGANVLVAIFAERESHAAYFLQEQEMTRYDAVNFISHGIGKRPGSSESRPVRGAEDQESEQKAPRESDEAGPKKQQDALTAYCVNLNEKAKSGKIDPLIGRHAEVNRTIQVLCRRSKNNPLYVGDPGVGKTAIAEGLAKRIVEKKVPEALQDATIFSLDMGTLLAGTRYRGDFEERLKQVVKELEDYPGAVLFIDEIHTVIGAGATSGGAMDASNLLKPALSTGAIRCIGSTTYKEYRQFFEKDRALVRRFQKIDVNEPTIADAIEIMRGLKPYFEDYHHLKYSNDAIKAAVELSARYINDRKLPDKAIDVIDESGAAQMLLPASKRRKLITEKEIEATIATMARIPPKTVSKDDEAVLANLEKELRSVVYGQDLAIEALASSIKLARAGLREPNKPIGCYVFSGPTGVGKTEVAKQLASSLGVELLRFDMSEYMERHTVSRLLGAPPGYVGFDQGGLLTDGVDQHPHCVLLLDEIEKAHPDLFNILLQVMDHGSLTDHNGKKIDFRNVILIMTTNAGASDMARPAIGFGSSKREGEDIEALNRLFTPEFRNRLDAVIPFSSLPTPVIHQVVQKFVMQLETQLAERNVTFDLAPDAIAWLAEKGYDEKMGARPLARVIQENIKKPLADEILFGKLKKGGVVKVTIGTKEDGKKGLILDAVPETAPIKPKAEVSRPAGKGAKPKKGDEKETVAADSEPKTKAKKAAGKASSKDSKAGAAPLKGRTVPKVPRKK
- a CDS encoding AzlC family ABC transporter permease, whose product is MKRVEEERSSLAWFLTGARGIFSLPAIILMLSFVGFCSLTAQAGIPPEQVVFMTGIVWALPAKVILVSSILSGASVATAFLAVTLSSVRLMPMVAALVPELRTPKTPTWLLLLLSHFIAITAWVFAMERIQQVPRAQRATFFAGFGITLVAANMMLVAVVYRLVADFPPIIAGCLFFLTPVYFLTSIWNSARHRVVYLALGVGLVAGPLFYWLLPEFDILLAGVGGGTLAWFVERSWRSRREAGA
- a CDS encoding phasin family protein, which gives rise to MFNFDDANKKSKEAIDVAVKSYSALTKGFQAIATEAADYSKKSFEDGIAHFEKLTNTKSVEAAFELQTNYVKASYEGFVAEATKIGEMYADLAKDAYKPYEAPVAKATAAVKSAAAA